ACGGAGTGCCAGAAGGGGGGGCGATGATATCCGCATCATACTCGCTGAGCACGTAGCGTCCGCGAAGGATGATGAGCGTGTCCCCTGGGCTCAGTTGGCGCGACGCGTATCCCGGGGTCGCCCAGGGCTGCGCCCGCGTTCCCGGATTGTGGTTGTTGCCGGCAGGGCTCACGTAGTAAATGCGGGCCCACCCATCGAGGATTAGACCAAAGGTCAACAGTACCCACACCGCTGCGCGCCACATTCTTGTTCTCTCCCCGTAATGCACAGTGCGTCCCTTTCCGCGCGTGCCAACTTCTGGGTGTGGCACTTCGTTGGGTTGTGCTCTTCGGCCTCCGAGAATTAAGACGTTGCGGGACACCGCCAACCCCGTACCGGAGGCAAGAGGGGTGCACGCTGCTCGACGAGTTTTGCTCCTGGCGTCATCCCAAGATATTGCTCCGCTGGGTAGCAGAACTGCAGACGAGACGCACCTCGTCAGGTTGACAATTTCCTTCCCCGTGCCGGCGAGGAGTTGCCGTCACCTCCCTTTCACGTAGGATAGATGTTCGCAGATAAGCCCATCGCTCACTTTGAATATCTCTACGCCGCGTGTGCGTACCGGACGGCCAGTCGCGTCAGGCCATTCCCCTTGCCAGCGCAGGACCGAGCGGCTGCCCCCTCCAAAGACCTCTTCGACCTCCATGCGCGCGTGGGGGGCCCGCTGGAACACCTGCTCCCAGAAACCAAGCACCGCCTCCTTCCCCTGGATGGTAGGGCCATCTAAGGGAGAATCGGCGTGCTCCAAGACGCAGCGGTCGTCGACGAGCTGGGCAAGCGCACCGAGATCGTGGCTGTTGAAGGCTTCGCAGAACTTGAGGGCAGCGCGGGCCGCTGCCTCTACCCGTGCCAGGTGCATAAGCGCATTTAGTGTTGTCTGTGAATTTCCCCCGTCTGCGCCCCTCTAACGCGCGAGCACCGCCTTAGTGATCGCCTGCGCCCCGCCCGCGCTCAAGGCGCAGATGTATACTCCGCTGGGCACGGGGAGGCCGAGGTGACTTGTGCCGTCCCACAAGGCGCAGTAGGAGCCAGCGAGCTGGAACTCATCCACCAGCTGCCGTACCATCTGACCAACGGGGTTGTAAACGACCAGCAGCACGTGTGCCGGCTGCGGAAGGTCGTATCGGACTAAGGTGCTTGCGTTGAAAGGATTGGGATAGGCCGGGTAGAGAGCGAAGCAACTCGGGGCATCGGTCTGTCTTGTACCCACAGCAGTGGCTACCGGGGCGGAGAACTCAGAGGTGTTGCCGCTGGGATCGGTCGCGGTGGCCGTGAGATACGGCCCCGCAAAGCCCTCCGGTTTGCTCAGCACCCAGCCCCCGCTTGCGTCAGCCATGGCACTCCCCTCGTAAAGAGCGCCCTGCCCGTCGGCGTCAGAAAAAACCTCTACTTTCGCGAGGGCTCCTGCAGTGCCTACTACTTGAGTTGGTACCGCCGAAGTTATCGCAGGCGCGGGAATGCTCTGATTGCCTCCGCTCACCAGCGAGATCCCCTTCACGGTGTTGCTGTGGATGGAATTACGGGAGAATGTGTTGTAGTAGGCCTCCCCAAACGATCCATCCACAAGAATGCCTGTACCATTGAAGGCGATCAGATTCTGAGCTCCGGTTTCTGAACCGCCGATGAGATTGTTTTGTGACACATTAACAATACGCACCCCGACCGTATTCCCGAGCGGAGCGAGGCCGGTCACGTCGGTACCGATATAGTTCCCTTGGATCAAGTTTCTGCCCCACGGACCGATCTCTACA
Above is a genomic segment from candidate division KSB1 bacterium containing:
- a CDS encoding nuclear transport factor 2 family protein gives rise to the protein MHLARVEAAARAALKFCEAFNSHDLGALAQLVDDRCVLEHADSPLDGPTIQGKEAVLGFWEQVFQRAPHARMEVEEVFGGGSRSVLRWQGEWPDATGRPVRTRGVEIFKVSDGLICEHLSYVKGR